In Terriglobales bacterium, a genomic segment contains:
- a CDS encoding trehalose-6-phosphate synthase, producing the protein MTRRLIVVSNRLPLVLTREGAEWRMRPATGGLVTALAPVLAAESGLWIGWPGTKEEPAVAEQLRSASEETSYGLEPVFLTAEERSRFYLGFSNEIIWPLFHDLQSRCNFDPAYWGSYLTVNRKFAAIMTAQASDDSLFWVHDYHLMEVARFLREQHTAARTAFFLHIPFPPPDIYAKLPWRDQILKSLLEFDLLGFQTQRDQRNFLQCVRGLVRDATLGHDGRYLAVRRNGHRARVGFFPISIDFRTFTEQASEPQVADRAARIRVEQKDCQIVLGVDRLDYTKGIPERLKAFRNLLARFPDLHRKIVLVQVAVPSRSDIPRYRELKTEIERLVSEINGQYTQSGWVPIHYLYRSLSRRELLAYYRAASIALITPLKDGMNLVAKEYCAAQVEHEGALILSEFAGAAAELKRGALLVNPYDSEGVADAIHRAFTMDLAERHRRMLTLRQIIRRADIFHWASSFLRAAD; encoded by the coding sequence ATGACCCGCCGCCTGATCGTCGTCTCCAACCGTCTGCCGCTGGTGCTGACGCGCGAAGGCGCGGAGTGGCGCATGCGTCCCGCCACCGGCGGCCTGGTGACCGCGCTTGCGCCCGTGCTTGCGGCCGAGTCCGGCCTGTGGATTGGATGGCCAGGCACCAAGGAGGAACCCGCCGTCGCCGAGCAATTGCGGTCGGCCTCGGAAGAAACCAGCTACGGTCTCGAACCCGTGTTTCTTACTGCGGAAGAGCGTTCTCGCTTCTACCTGGGCTTTTCCAACGAGATCATCTGGCCGTTGTTCCACGACCTCCAATCGCGCTGCAATTTTGATCCGGCTTACTGGGGAAGCTACCTCACGGTCAATCGCAAGTTCGCGGCCATCATGACTGCCCAGGCCAGCGACGATTCGCTGTTCTGGGTCCACGACTACCACCTGATGGAGGTCGCCCGATTCCTGCGCGAGCAGCACACCGCTGCCCGCACCGCGTTTTTCCTCCACATCCCCTTCCCGCCGCCCGACATCTACGCCAAGCTTCCCTGGCGCGACCAGATTCTCAAGTCGTTGCTCGAATTCGACTTGCTGGGATTCCAGACGCAGCGCGACCAGCGTAACTTCCTCCAGTGTGTCCGCGGACTGGTAAGGGACGCCACGCTCGGGCACGACGGCCGGTACCTCGCAGTGCGGCGGAACGGCCATCGGGCGCGGGTAGGCTTCTTTCCCATCAGCATCGACTTCCGCACCTTCACCGAGCAGGCCTCCGAGCCTCAGGTTGCCGACCGCGCCGCCCGCATCCGAGTCGAGCAGAAGGACTGCCAGATCGTCCTGGGCGTCGACCGGCTGGACTACACCAAGGGCATTCCGGAGCGACTGAAGGCCTTCCGCAACCTGCTGGCCAGGTTTCCCGATCTGCACCGCAAGATTGTGCTGGTGCAAGTGGCTGTGCCCAGTCGCAGCGACATCCCGCGCTATCGCGAGCTCAAGACCGAGATCGAGCGACTCGTGAGCGAGATCAACGGGCAGTACACCCAGTCCGGCTGGGTGCCCATCCATTATCTGTACCGAAGCCTGTCGCGTCGTGAGTTGCTGGCTTACTACCGCGCCGCCTCCATCGCGCTGATCACTCCGCTCAAGGATGGCATGAACCTGGTCGCCAAGGAGTATTGCGCGGCGCAGGTCGAGCACGAAGGCGCACTCATCCTCAGCGAGTTCGCCGGCGCCGCCGCCGAGTTGAAGCGTGGCGCCCTGCTGGTGAACCCCTACGATTCGGAAGGCGTGGCGGATGCCATTCATCGCGCGTTTACCATGGACCTGGCCGAGCGCCACCGTCGCATGCTCACTCTGCGGCAGATCATCCGCCGCGCCGACATCTTCCACTGGGCCTCTTCGTTCCTGAGAGCGGCCGACTGA
- the otsB gene encoding trehalose-phosphatase: protein MQILHPEFDLESFYRKLRRAPRRLLMLDYDGTLAPFRAQRDQAIPYPGVREALDDLLALDRDRVVIISGRAVADVLPLLGLRHSVELWGSHGIERRRPKGGVYTAAMDPAALRGLAEADSWVASAGLEPHAESKPGCLAIHWRGLSPADARALRTRVREHWLQLAEKYGLDLRDFDGGLELRVPWRSKADAVRVLLNEEGDTAPAAYLGDDHTDEDAFAALEGRGLRILVRPELRPTAADVWLKPPQELLDFLHRWREGVP from the coding sequence GTGCAAATCCTGCATCCGGAGTTCGACCTCGAATCCTTCTATCGCAAGCTGAGGCGCGCGCCGCGCCGGCTGCTGATGCTGGATTACGACGGCACGCTGGCTCCCTTCCGGGCCCAGCGTGACCAGGCCATTCCCTACCCTGGTGTACGAGAAGCGTTGGACGATCTGCTGGCGCTGGACCGGGACCGCGTGGTCATCATCAGTGGGCGCGCCGTGGCGGACGTGCTGCCGCTCCTCGGTCTGCGGCACTCGGTGGAACTTTGGGGCTCGCACGGCATCGAGCGTCGGCGCCCCAAGGGTGGCGTGTATACGGCAGCGATGGATCCGGCGGCGCTCCGCGGCTTGGCGGAGGCCGACTCCTGGGTCGCCTCCGCGGGCCTCGAACCACATGCCGAATCCAAGCCCGGGTGCCTGGCAATCCATTGGCGGGGCTTGTCGCCGGCCGACGCGCGGGCTCTCCGCACCCGCGTGCGCGAACACTGGCTGCAGTTGGCCGAAAAATACGGCCTTGACCTGCGCGACTTCGATGGCGGGCTTGAACTGCGTGTGCCCTGGCGCAGCAAGGCTGACGCCGTGCGTGTGCTTCTCAACGAGGAAGGAGACACCGCGCCGGCCGCTTATCTCGGTGATGACCACACGGATGAGGACGCGTTCGCGGCCCTCGAGGGACGGGGGCTGCGCATCCTGGTGCGGCCCGAGTTGCGTCCTACAGCCGCAGACGTCTGGCTCAAGCCTCCGCAAGAGCTGCTGGATTTTCTTCATCGCTGGCGGGAAGGTGTTCCATGA
- a CDS encoding DUF5752 family protein: protein MNASAQIAARTSFVFRSAAHLLRIEPQRAATIAELLDGLRTCSDASIFEHTFQTLREHHFITRGFSNDFAHWVLAACNEATLAEQLTAVDVREFTDIAELRKRLVDILEEYVFRRPDAAQRPGFEPFYFCASELFVVPTPYQARNLAEFADCLRQVSVHSIHYHFVDARLRLKLDSNNFSVWLEEALGLHDAAQAIKRIDIYTLTLEGVRQRILQVVQKAMDSSRSEA from the coding sequence ATGAATGCAAGCGCCCAGATTGCAGCACGCACTTCGTTCGTTTTTCGGTCGGCTGCCCATCTGCTGCGCATTGAGCCGCAGCGTGCAGCCACGATCGCGGAACTGCTCGACGGGCTGCGGACGTGTTCCGATGCTTCGATCTTCGAGCACACCTTCCAGACGCTGCGCGAGCATCACTTCATCACCCGGGGTTTTTCCAACGATTTTGCGCACTGGGTGCTGGCGGCCTGCAACGAGGCCACTCTGGCTGAGCAGCTCACCGCGGTGGATGTAAGGGAATTCACCGATATCGCCGAACTGCGCAAGCGCCTGGTGGACATCCTCGAGGAATACGTCTTCCGGCGCCCGGATGCTGCCCAACGCCCCGGCTTTGAGCCGTTCTACTTCTGCGCCTCCGAGCTGTTCGTGGTTCCCACCCCGTACCAGGCGCGGAATCTCGCGGAATTCGCGGACTGCCTGCGACAGGTGTCGGTGCACAGCATTCACTACCACTTTGTGGATGCGCGCCTGCGCCTGAAGCTCGACTCCAATAATTTCTCGGTGTGGCTGGAGGAAGCGCTGGGTCTGCACGACGCGGCGCAGGCCATCAAGCGCATCGACATCTACACCCTGACGCTCGAAGGCGTGCGGCAGCGGATCCTGCAGGTAGTGCAGAAGGCTATGGACAGCAGCAGGAGTGAGGCGTGA
- a CDS encoding glycosyltransferase, giving the protein MSQKNNPGTAVPTEKQAGTPPPAPPTPTPRLEDYAAVVGRAEIEELRYLAGQLRGRTVKMVNSTAVGGGVAEILNRLVPLMNELEVATRWEVITGGEDFFAVTKAFHNALHGGAYELTPQAADIFLLYNEHNRQRMEFDEDVVVIHDPQPAGLVRSKAGGRARWIWRCHIDLSHPHEGVWGLLRPLVEQYDAAIFSSPSFSRPNLGIPQYLFFPAIDPLAEKNRELEESQVRQVCERFGINPRRPIVTQISRFDRLKDPVGVIHAYRMAKRYADCQLVLAGGGATDDPEGAQVLTEVKEAAAGDPDVFILDLPPWSHLEINALQRASTLVIQKSLREGFGLTVSEALWKGKPVIAGAVGGIPVQVIHKLTGMLVHSVEGCAYQIRYLLTHPEFAQQLGRNGREHVRANFLITSSLKRYLLLYLILLKISSPLVS; this is encoded by the coding sequence GTGAGCCAGAAGAACAACCCGGGGACCGCGGTGCCCACCGAGAAGCAAGCGGGCACGCCACCGCCAGCGCCGCCGACCCCGACCCCCCGCCTGGAGGACTATGCGGCGGTGGTGGGCCGCGCGGAGATCGAGGAATTGCGCTATTTGGCGGGACAGCTTAGGGGCCGGACCGTCAAGATGGTGAACTCGACGGCGGTGGGGGGCGGGGTGGCGGAGATCCTGAACCGCCTGGTTCCACTGATGAACGAGCTGGAGGTCGCCACCCGGTGGGAAGTGATCACCGGCGGCGAGGATTTCTTCGCCGTCACTAAGGCCTTCCACAACGCGCTGCACGGCGGCGCGTATGAACTGACTCCGCAAGCTGCCGACATCTTCCTGCTCTACAACGAGCACAACCGGCAGCGCATGGAGTTCGACGAAGATGTAGTCGTCATCCATGACCCGCAGCCGGCGGGGTTAGTGCGCTCGAAAGCGGGCGGAAGGGCCCGATGGATCTGGCGCTGCCACATCGACCTTTCGCACCCCCACGAGGGCGTGTGGGGATTGTTGCGACCGCTGGTGGAGCAGTATGACGCCGCCATCTTCTCCTCCCCGTCGTTCAGCCGGCCCAACCTGGGCATTCCGCAATACCTGTTCTTCCCGGCCATCGATCCGCTGGCGGAGAAGAACAGGGAACTCGAGGAGAGCCAGGTACGGCAAGTGTGCGAGCGCTTTGGTATCAACCCGAGGCGTCCCATCGTCACGCAGATCTCGCGTTTCGACCGGCTGAAGGACCCGGTCGGCGTCATCCACGCCTACCGGATGGCCAAGCGTTACGCTGACTGCCAACTGGTGCTGGCCGGAGGCGGCGCCACCGACGATCCTGAAGGAGCCCAGGTACTGACGGAGGTGAAAGAGGCTGCGGCCGGCGACCCGGATGTCTTCATTCTCGATCTGCCGCCGTGGTCGCACCTGGAGATCAACGCACTGCAGCGGGCCTCGACCCTCGTGATCCAAAAATCGCTGCGCGAGGGATTCGGCCTGACCGTCTCCGAAGCCTTGTGGAAAGGCAAGCCGGTCATCGCCGGCGCGGTGGGCGGGATTCCGGTGCAGGTGATCCACAAACTGACCGGCATGCTGGTGCATTCGGTGGAGGGCTGCGCGTACCAGATCCGCTACCTGCTGACGCACCCCGAGTTCGCGCAACAACTGGGACGCAACGGGCGCGAGCACGTGCGCGCCAATTTTCTCATCACCAGCAGCCTGAAGCGCTACCTGCTGCTGTATCTGATTCTGCTCAAAATCTCGTCGCCCCTGGTCTCCTAG
- a CDS encoding DUF2071 domain-containing protein translates to MPPRKALAPGAHAHRVNEHLKTVAHRPWPLPARPWILCFTWHDLLFAHWPVEPAALRKLVPSQLELDLYDDHAWVGVIPFRMSGVRLRGLPAMPGAANFPEVNVRTYVRSGGRAGVYFFSLDAASWLACRAARTCYRLPYFHARMSVQSENEVVAYRSSRREGPRPAEFRARYRSVSAPSAAQPGTLEHWLTERYCLFTADPAHQVHSAEIHHAPWPLQAAEAEIETNTLAQAAGIRLPDTAPLLHFARRLDVVVWAPHRVA, encoded by the coding sequence GTGCCGCCTCGAAAAGCCCTCGCCCCCGGCGCGCACGCGCATCGCGTGAACGAGCACCTCAAGACGGTCGCCCACCGACCCTGGCCGTTGCCGGCGCGGCCCTGGATCCTCTGCTTCACCTGGCATGACCTGCTGTTCGCCCATTGGCCCGTCGAACCTGCAGCTCTTCGCAAGCTTGTCCCGTCACAACTGGAGCTCGACCTGTACGACGATCATGCCTGGGTCGGCGTGATTCCCTTTCGCATGAGCGGCGTTCGGCTGCGCGGGCTGCCGGCCATGCCGGGCGCAGCAAATTTTCCTGAGGTCAACGTGCGCACCTATGTGCGGTCCGGCGGTCGAGCCGGCGTCTACTTTTTCAGCCTCGATGCCGCCAGTTGGCTGGCCTGCCGCGCCGCACGAACCTGCTACAGGCTGCCATACTTCCACGCGCGCATGTCCGTGCAATCGGAAAATGAGGTTGTGGCCTACCGGTCTTCTCGGCGCGAAGGCCCGCGGCCGGCAGAGTTTCGCGCGCGCTACCGGTCAGTTTCCGCGCCGAGCGCAGCCCAGCCCGGCACCCTGGAGCATTGGCTGACGGAGCGGTACTGCTTGTTCACCGCCGACCCCGCCCATCAAGTCCATTCGGCTGAGATCCATCATGCGCCCTGGCCGCTCCAGGCTGCCGAGGCTGAGATCGAAACCAACACCCTCGCCCAAGCGGCAGGAATCCGCTTGCCGGATACGGCCCCGCTGCTCCATTTCGCAAGGCGGCTGGACGTGGTGGTGTGGGCGCCGCACAGAGTCGCGTAG
- a CDS encoding DUF393 domain-containing protein produces MPPLRAHSITPYRPVAGWVAYDGDCGVCQRLVRVVAPYLRRQGFVFETLQAPWMAARLHISYGVAPEDLLKEMRVLTADGRALAGAEAIIFLTRYVWWLWPLWALVQAPGMKPLLRIGYRWLARHRHRISAHLGYRACRLEKPSPPARTRIA; encoded by the coding sequence ATGCCCCCACTGCGCGCCCATTCCATTACGCCTTACCGGCCGGTCGCCGGCTGGGTGGCTTATGACGGCGATTGTGGCGTGTGTCAGAGGCTGGTGCGTGTCGTCGCGCCCTACCTCCGGCGGCAGGGCTTTGTCTTCGAGACGCTGCAGGCGCCGTGGATGGCGGCGCGCCTCCACATCTCTTACGGAGTCGCGCCGGAGGATCTGCTGAAGGAAATGCGCGTGCTCACCGCCGACGGACGGGCGCTGGCCGGCGCCGAGGCCATCATCTTCTTAACACGATACGTCTGGTGGTTGTGGCCCCTGTGGGCGCTGGTCCAAGCGCCCGGGATGAAGCCGCTGCTGCGCATCGGGTATCGCTGGTTGGCGCGCCATCGACACCGGATTTCCGCGCACTTAGGGTACCGCGCGTGCCGCCTCGAAAAGCCCTCGCCCCCGGCGCGCACGCGCATCGCGTGA